In Vicia villosa cultivar HV-30 ecotype Madison, WI linkage group LG7, Vvil1.0, whole genome shotgun sequence, the DNA window tgatcttctgaccttgaagtgcttctgagcgtgataccatcagaacttcagtgcttctgttctcttgttcttctgatgcttccatagacccatgttctgattctgcttcgaccatcttctgatgtcttgccagaccatgttctgatgttgcatgctgaacccttgagacaaagcttctgagcgctgaattatgcgtactctttatatatttcctgaaaaggaaattgcattggattagagtaccatattatcttaagcaaaattcatattattgttatcatcaaaactaagataattgatcagaacaaatcttgttctaacataagtgtgacttcaaaaacttgtaagataaaaacaatgaacacaattatttttatcctggttcgttgttaacgaaactactcctgtccacccccttagagtgatttacctcaactgaggatttaatccactaatccaactaattacaatggttatccacttagagaccttctaagtcttctagagtctacagatcataacttgatcactctaggaaccttttacaaacaatgtaaaaataatgtttataaGAGTAAGATTGGTCAggtggaatttgtgtcggtgggccgtatctcgatgaggtgtAGATTGATCAGGTGGATTAATTCCAatgtttattggtaccacatgcatagagtcagttgagtcgtatgcattttgtcataacatgattgaatggatTTTAGTGTTGTGTTGTGTGATTTATTGTTGtttgaattgatgaatgatagtggcgaatctgaatatgtatgattgggtgaacgatatattatgatgcttgttgcttatgaattgcataatatttactaattgagaatgagactcacccttacatgttgtcattttcagattgaggatagcggctttacGACTTgggaggattagctcatgagtcagtgtgtctagtttagcgtcaggtgtcatgctctgatattgtaacactggggacgcgagtTTTGATCGTTTATGTCTTAtgactttattgctttattttgagttttgatggaTATAGTTTCGAAGGTGTTGGACTATTCCGTATAATTTTTttccgctgtgtcaacatgaGTTACTATGAATTATGATGAAACTCCTTAGTGTTTGCATGACTATGACGTATgatgtttgttttaaaatttgaaattgtgatacccttgttccatgttactctgatatatttatttaaattgccgcggagtttagaagggtgttacatctttGTTCTTTAAGACTGGTAGGCTTCAGCTTATTAAATCAGTGGCCTATAGCATGATCATGTACTCTATAAAAATTTATGATTGGAATATCAAGCTGATTAAGGAGTTTGAAAGATGGTTTAGAAACTTCTTATGGAATCGAGACGTTGACAAAAGAAAATATATCACTGTTTCCTGGCACAAATGCTGCAAAACCTTCAAGGAGGGGGTCTTGGTCTTAGGTCTCTTAGAAATCTTAATAAGGACTCGAATCTTAAGAACTGTTGGGACTTTTACAATGAAGACAGTATTTGGGCAACTCTTCTCAGGGCTCGTGTTCTTAGGCATGCTAGAATAATATCCAACAACATTTGTTCATCTATTTGGAGTGGCTTAAAAGGTAAGGTTCCCACTGTTAAAAATAACTCTATTTGGCTCATTGGTAATGGTAAAGAGATCAACTTCTGTCTTGATGAATGGTGTGGTCCCCCTCTTAACAGCATCTATAATATTCCCCAAATTTATCTCAAAAACTTGCATGTTACTGTGAGTTGCTTTATTGCTAACAACTAGTGGTCTATTCCTCAGAATTTGCTTTTGGCTTGTATTGACTTGCTCACTAAAATATCCAAGTGAATATTCCTTTAATGGACAACAAAGATTCTCCTATTTGGAAGCATTTCGAAACCATTCATAAGGCCTTAAAGCTTACTTACATATTCTTCCATGGACAAGAATAAGCTGTCAGTTGGAAAAAAATTTATGGCACAATTCTATCCCTCCCTCTAGGTCCTTTGTCCTATGGAAAATCATTTATAAGGCCTTACCTATGGATGATGTTTTTAGGAGAAGAGGAGTATATTTTCCTTCTTAATGCTCTCTATGCATGGTAAAAGAAGAATCCACACATCTCACCTCTTTTTTAACTGCTCATTTATGAAGCACATCTAGAACTGGTTTGCCTTTAGCTTCACCTTTAATCACTCTATTTCCAGCATGATCATTGTTGGAAAATCTTGAATAAAGATTGGTCTGCTTAGTGTAAGACTGTCATTATGGAAGGTTTTCAATGTGTCTTTTATGAAATCTGACAAACTAGAAACAAATCTAGGTTTGATGGCACAAATGTTGGCTGGAAATCTTGCACTAAAAACATCTCAACCTTGATGTCTATTATTGGCAACAATTCTGATGTGAGTGGCTCCATTAGCATGTATGACTTTTCTATTCTCAAGAACCTCAACATCAAGATTAATCAACCGAAGATTATGAACAACATTGATGTTCTTTGGTCGCTCCCTCTTCGTGGTTGAATTAAAGGCAATTCAAATGATGTTGCTATTGGTACCCTGTCATTGTGCGCTTGTGGCATAATGTTTCATAACTCCAATGGTGATCATGTTGGTTCTTTTTCTTATTTCATTGGCAAGGGTAACACTCTCCTGACATGATTTATGGGAGTCATTTTGGCTATCTAGAAAGCTTTTAGCAAGAACTAGGACAACCTTTGGATTGAGTCTGACTCTTTAACTATGGTTAGGGCGATCCACAATCCAAACCTTGTCCCTTGGCCTATTAGAATTCGTTGGTTGAACTGTTTACACCTCTACAGAAAATCGTGGCTTCATGTTATCTCATATCTTCAGAGTGAAAAATTCTTGTGTCGATTCTCTCGCTAATTTAAGCCTTAGAAATATAAATTATACATGACATAATCTTGTTAACAAAGATGCTTGAGAAGACTTTTTGCTCAACAAATTTGATTTTCTCAAACTTAGATTAGTCTATTTTTGTGgagttttgattttggttttgacACCCTTCTTTTATTTTGTCTCTCTCTTTATTTTAATGAAGTTGTCTTCGTTGGTAAAAAAACCCCAGAAGGAAGTAATATATGtggttttaagaattttttttttaataaccaagtatagaaaaaaatacataaataaccACGTTTCAataaaaattacgcaaataatcaTGTTTctgaaaaagttataaaagagGCGTCAAATGAGATGACTCCTCCTCTTAAAAGTATAAGGCAAGCGCCAAATGAGATGACTCTTCCATGCATGACTTTTTGACTTAGTCAAATGAGATGGCGACACCTCGTAAAATTATGAGGGAGACGCCAATTGGTTTGGCTCCTACATGCATGAATGTAGGAGCCAAACCAATTGGCGTCTCCCTCATAATTTTATGAGGTGTCGCCATCTCATTTGACTAAGTCAAAAAATAATGGGGTAGGATGCTGTTTTTTTCTCTTGCATGACTTCACATTGTGTCCTATTTTATCACACTTAGTGCACCTATAGGATACACCAGACAACCTCCTTCTAGCCCCCTCCTCACCAGCTTCCCTAATCCTCAACTTTCTTGGTCTGCCAAACCCTTTTTTGTAGTTTGGAGGCGGAAGTTCTTCACTCTCAACCTCAGGCCACATTTCCTGTCCATTAATAGGGCTCACAGCAAACCCATAACAAAGTTTATATTTCTCCCTAGAGTAACATTCATCTATAAACTCTTCTGGATTTAGTTGTCTAAATAATATGGGatatgtaacaccccttactaaccccgcggcaatttaaacaaatattcagagtacatgaaataagggtgccacaattcataataaataaacatcattcagtcatgtcatgcattcactgaggtaatcatcataaattaaaacgtttcatgttaacacagcggaacttaaatcaaacggactaagtttaacatctttaaaacttatccttcaaaacatcaaaacataactagagtcataatcataaactctaaacaatcgcgtccccagtgttacaactaccagagcatgacacctgacgctaactaagacactgactcatgagctaatcctcaccgagtcgaacagccgctatcctcaatctgaaaatgacaacatgtaagggtgaatctcatcataattaacaaatgttataaggttataaagcaataacacatcacagttgtatcattcacccaattgtttcataaatagacaatcaaacaagtcaaacaacaatcaacacatcatcaacatttacaacactggaatacctccaatcatgttataatttatgcatatgtatgaactgacactatgcatgtggtaccaacatcattaaatgggaataacccatgaccgatccaacatcatcaagatacggccctgccagcacagattccacacaatgggaatcatgcctttcactgatccaacacacccttatggatacagtatcatcaatgaacatgaatgaatgcaacatatacaacatacttataccatcatcgtcatcatcatcaacatcatcatcatcattcaagtatgttcatatatattaacatcattcaatcacaattccatcatcatcatatataaAGCATACACGtacttgcaccaatcatcatcatcaataagaaatagcatacatgtattttcatcattctaaaaaccaatcattcatcatcatataaattattctataaggttcgtttagctcgaaacggcacatcaaacggaccaacagttaaaaagttatgtatagctaaactttttaaaatgtcccaaacatcaacagcacgcggcgccagcttggttcgcggcgccagcttggttcgcggcgcgaactgagcgtcccaaaaatccttggctctctgccaagctattcgcagcgcaaacatctgcacgcggcgcgaaacgagaaaaagttacgccttcgcggcgccaacacgggtacgcggcgcgacctgtgcgtatcaccacatcctggcattctgcccacctgttcgcggcgccaacactatgcacgcggcgcgaaccggtgatttcagaaaccccaacctgcaaaaAACAGCATCCTACACATTCCAAACttacccaattcataccagtgcGGACCTAGGGAAATGGAATGCATAAACAACACGAAATAcacctcataatacaccaattacgcatcaattgagactataacaacacagacatcatggattcaaacatagggatcaaacatcatacaatttgactcaatccctaaatctatcatatgactcaattgacccgAATTCTACATATATTCaatattatcaacccctaacccgataatagatgataatcagataagtccccccttaccttagccaaattcttgaactcttcctctttctctgcttctgcactttcacgttcttccTCTATTCTCCTCTTCtgctcttttcacgttctttctctaatttcctcctttttcttcttttatgaaaaatattataatttagtaaaaaggcctTATGACTAACACCCCTCCTTTTACTAACACTACATCGGCCCAActctattattttccataatttttagagaaatgccaaataattccaataaaataatttaaatcacaattaaattaaattaaggaaaattacagatgttacaactctcccccactaaagagttttcgtcctcgaaaacatacctcaagcaaatagttccggataggaatctttcatctggctttctaactcccaggtgacgtttccatcagctggtcctccccaagctactctgactaaagctatttccttgccccgcaattgcttcagtcttctatcttcaatcctcacaggtaacgtttcaaccgttaagttgtctttaacctgcacatcatccacttggatcacgtgggacggatctgaaatgtatttcctcagttgcgacacatggaatacatcatgcaagttggcaagcatcggcggtaaagcaatacgatatgccacttatcccactctttcagaaatttggaatggtccaataaaacgcggagtcaacttctttgacttcaaagctcgaccaatacccgtcataccttcataaacacatgatctccctcttgaaactcaagtgtcttccttcttttatcataataactcttctgacgactctgagaagctttcatcttctcttgaatcatcttaatcttctccgtagtctgttgtacaatttctggtccaatcacagcactctcaccagcttcgtaccaacacaatggagttctacatctcctaccatacaatgcctcaaacggagccatacctatactcgaatgaaaactgttgttgtaggtaaattcaatcaaaggcagataactatcccaagcacctcctttttctaacacacaagcacgtaacaaatcttctaacgactgaattatCCTCTCAGcctgtccatccgtctgtggatgataagcagaactcaatctcagcttagtacctaaagccttctgcaaaccttcccagaacttagatgtaaatctcggatctctgtctgacacgatattcgaaggaataccatgtagactcactatcttctcaatatataattgagccaacttttccatcggataatccattcttaccggtatgaaatgtgcagacttcgtcaatctgtccaccacaacccagatagcttcacaattcttaacagttctcggcaaacccgaaacaaaatccatcgatatgctatcccatttccactcaggaataaacatcggttgcataaatccagatggcttctgatgttcaacctttgacttctgacacgtcaaacaagaatacacaaactcagcaatttctttcttcattccaggccaccaaaacagctttctcaaatcatgatacatcttggtagcaccaggatgaatacttaatccactacggtgtccttcttctaaaatacttcttcgaagttcagcaacatcaggaacacaaactctgtctccaaacctcagtataccattctcgtcaactctgaattcaccactcttgccttggttaatcaaagtcaacttgtcgactaattcgacatcagccttctggccctctctgatctcttcaagaataccactggtcagcttcagcattcccaacttaacactagtaggagtaccttcacataccaaactcaagtctctgaaatgttcaatcaaatccaattccttcaccattagcatagacatatgcaaagtcttcctacttaaagcatcagcaactacgtttgccttacccggatggtaattcaaactaaaatcatagtctttaaggaattccaaccaccttctctgcctcatattcagttctttttggtcaaagagatatttcagactcttatgatcactgaacacttcaaatctcgacccatacaaataatgtcgccacaacttcaagacaaaaaccaccgctgccaactctaaatcatgagtcggataattcctttcatgcactttgagttgtctcgatgcataagcgaccacttattgattctgcatcagtacaccacctaaacccatcaacgaagcatcacaataaaccacaaatgactctgtcggattcggcaaaatcaaaataggagcactagtcaacctcttcttcagttcttggaatccttcctcacatttcgcatcccaaataaaagcctgtccctttctggttaatttggttagcggcaatgctaactttgaaaatccttcaatgaatttcctgtaataacctgccaggccaagaaaactacgaatctctgacactgacttcggcgctTCCCGCTGAGATACAGCCTCTATCTTGGTAGGATCGACAGaaataccattcttggaaaccacatgtccaagaaaactgacctcttctaaccaaaattcacacttcgacagtttggcaaaaagttgcttctcttttaacaactccaacacaattctgagatgttccgcatgttcttcctcacttttagaatatattaggatatcatctataaacaccaccacgaacttatcgagataaggatgaaatatcctattcatatactccataaatacaccaggtgcattagtaactccaaacggcattaccgaatactcataatgcccataccttgttctgaaagcggtcttctgaatatcatcgtctttcacacgaatatggtgatacccagacctcagatcaatcttactaaacacacatgctccaaccagttgatccatcaaatcatcaatcctcggcaagggataccgattcttgataataaccttgttcaattgtctgtaatccacacacaacctcattgaaccctctttcttcttcactagcaacacaggtgcaccccacggagaaacactaggacgaatgaacttcttctcaagtaattcttccaactgcttcttcagttcagtcaactcagacggtaacatacgatatggtgccattgacactggactagttcctggaatcaattcaatggaaaactctacttctctttctggcggtaattcattcacttcttccggaaaaacttctggatactcacataccactggtagttcacTACTTACTACTCTTTCCTTCGAATTTGTCaatgcaaataacataaacactgttgcaccgtccttgatagcttcatccacttgtctagccgtcatctccagatcatcagaatgaacttcttcaggaaagattactgtcttcgaaaaacagttgatgtgaacacggttaaattctaaccagttcatccccaggattacatcgagttgtttcaacggaaggcacactaagtccatcccgaattctctaccaaaaatgtcaaccggacaattcaagcatgcagacaaagtagttactgaacccgacgctggagtatcaataaccatacttccatttatttcagatatttccaaattcaacctcttagcacaatccaaagaaataaaagaatgagttgctccagtatcaataatcgcaactaaaggtgtgccatgaataaaacacgtacctttaattagtctatcctctggagtggtctctgatccagacaaagcaaagacctttcctccagcttggttcttcttcggtttaggacactgtgggctaatgtgaccctcttcaccacaattgtaacaagtcacaatcttcttcttacaatcagcggcaacatgacccacttcttcacacttgaagcacctcttctgattcagcttgcactcattcctacggtgcccgacctcaccacagttatagcacctgacaaaagcactggagtctcccccactaggcttcttccaaccaccagtctttggattacctctaccatatggcttacccttatccataggcttcttcccttttctgtcaactaactcgcgagagtgagatgacttcagcttgagattatcttcctcgaagatcctactacagtccaccaagtctacaaatctccggattctctgatatctgataccctacttaatctcatcacggagaccgttctcgaacttgatgcatttcgagaattcactagcttcatcgttgttgtagtgaacgtagtgcttcgccaactcaacgaacttcaaagcatactctggtactgtcatgcttccttgaactagttccagaaattcaatttcctttcgacctcttacgtcttcaggaaagtaccttctcaaaaattccctcttgaacacagcccaagaaatagccacaccatcagtttccagttcagtcctggtgGCCATCCACCAATCGTCAGCTTCTTCacacaacatgtgagtaccatatctcaccttcaaatcctcagcacaatcgatgactctgaagattctctcgatctccttaagccacttctgagcaccttcaggatcatgcgtgcccttgaacaatggaggattgttcctctgaaaactgtttagctgcctgtcagcaccaatcgcagctccattggcatttcctcccagcacaccagcaatcatgcccaaagcctcagcgatagcatcgtcgtttcttcctcctcttccagccattgttctgcttaaatcacaaccaatttaatcagaacaaaagtatcgaaaGTTTACTCTTACTAGtcgttgtttacggtgatttccggtaaacaaccgctagtcttccaaactataataaatatgatttggttactcgcaggatcgactagattgatcctaggacatagtcaaacaaaaggtttattgatgtgatttggttcatacctgtttgttttgatttcaagaaACTTATGTTCAAATGGTTAATCGTTCGATACAACGCTAATTGCATAAGTTAGTGTAATTTCGAAACATCAATCGTAATAAgagaaaacatgtaaattgcgaaattgtaaattgcaagaaaattaaagtaCATGGAAATTAAATGACTTTGAAAGTAAAGGCATAAACAGGGAAAGAGaagtaaagaaattaaaagacatttgataaaagtaaatacacatgtattcaaattgatggtgtcatacgtacatttctcagcgaactctttctcttaacacttgatacttgagcgatatgtgagtaatttgtacaaaatgaacacacgaaatcctatcattaagactcctatttatactaaattcgaccctaacggtcgtacaataatctaatgccacgttatccacgagaaccTTGGGGACGCCATCTGTCGATGTGCAGTTGATggaaaccgtttcgcaattcaaatcttcccgctcgagTCCTTTTCGACACGTGGCAGTATAGCTATATTCGAAATTGATGCGGAAATacactaagcttcagtacttcatgCAATTTTCCGCGAATTGTCTAAGTCTCGGCAAAAAGTGCCTTTTGTGCTAGCATTAACACTCCTCTCTTTCGTTCCAACTTAGACATTTCTCTTAAAACATGGTCGTCAGTAGCCATTCTtaaatcttcaaagatggtcttcagtaaccatcattcttTGAACTCAAGCTTTCGAAGGTtaatcttcccaaacgaaatctccagccaacaaattgcccccaataaatgcctgtttcgataaACGAAAGAAATAGGCTTTTCTTGCCACGATGGGATTTCGTTTTGCTTTCTTAGAGTCCCAAGACTAATAATTGACGTCATAATCAATTAAACTCTAATTCCAAAACGTCTTATCACTTTCAGAAACGTCTTCTCAACAGTTGCGTTCTCACGTCTTGACcttactttatgatcattactcctatatcctAGGAATAAAGCTGGTGACTGtttgaccgccgttggattaaatcaacactTGCCGCGTGTCCTCCAGTTTTTACCCAAAAGGTTTGAAAGGGttcccgttaaacctttaaatacctagtctcttcctttctttttcctttcagttccATTCCAACTCTCTCCAGAAAACAACGTACTCAGTTTCTTCAAACTTCTTCCTCAAATCAACATTTttcaatggcgtcttcttcaaatgttctccaaccaatcttgaagcttcagaaaccTACACAACTGGGGAATCAGGAATACATACCCAAACCGAATACTGCggaagaacacgctatttacgcTTCTAAGGTAattatcccttttgaactttctgaaaAGACTTGTGCTTTCATGGGCCCATTATCAGGAGAAAACAGTTCATcagataaattctttcctgcgtattataaaactaggcctctgGTGAGCAAGATAAAAATAGATGACAAAGGTAATCCCATCTCAGAAGATGTTAACCCTACAGGAGAAGCTTCGACTACGCCTCCCCtagtcttagagaaaattaggttagattatgtaaccaattttgtaagggtttttaggtcaatccctttagcaaaagatccagaACTATACTATTCTTGGTTGAACAAAGTAGAGAAACAAAAGGCCTCTTTCTGGcaagaattagggatttatgatctcattcagttgtctaagactggtttagagtataaccaaaccatgttagtagcgtcaatCCATTTCTGGGACGCTTCTCATAATACCTttcatctcccatgtggaatgattactccaacccttttcgatgtagctgccatcacagggcttcgaccgacTGGTGAAACTTTTGACCCTAATGTCTCGGATGTTGATACCATCAACTTCAATGAAGCcacagttacttatactgcttTCATCCAGCAATACCATGATCAGACAAATGCTGAGGTCTCTGACgtagagcatattgcttttctggCACTATGGCTTTCGAGATGTGTTTTCTGCTCTcgatccatacaagtagcaaaaagatatctatgcatggctaatcaattacACGATGGAAAGAAACTGAACCTGAGCGAAttgattctaggatttctttacgaaaaccttagtgaagccgTAGACCTTGTAAAGACTTACacaacaggatctcttcttttcgctggtcccttctggttattacaactatggcttaatgccactttcgaggctcATCTTCCGTTCCGGGGCATCGTTAacgaagaaattccagaaatcagAGATCGAACTGTCGAAGGGACTCGATTAGCCTTGCTGACCCCAAAAGAAGAGACTGGGAAACTTCGTGAACATTTTTTAGCATATAtcatgatgtttgctaaacgttgCCAGTTCAGTTCTTCAATGGCCCCATTCGTACGAAGAGctgtgggtcctgaatggtttactcgagagtttccTGTAACATCTCCGGAACATCAAGCTGAGTCTCtggctatttgggaagctttccttATCCCAAGGTTATTCTATTATCGCCTTCGACCTTCCAAAGGTCAATACATCCTCGTTTTCTATCAGCCAAATCTTGTGTCCAGACAGTTTGGCTTGGTCCAAGTGAAACCCAAGtgcttgtatgacaaaaggaaccacatgtgctTCCGCACTTTATACCTAACCGAAGAGGAATGTGAAGCGAAAATAGCCAAATATACTGATATTTTCAAACTTGCACCTGTCTCTTTTGTACCTGCTTTCTATACCACAccagattttcaacaatggtggtcagattattataccacacacatctatgatgtcgaaggccttactcgagaactaactgaagcttttgctgctgtgcaggataaattccgcaaaggtacttcaactcatattaaagaaatccaagcctttcaaaagttctttgaaactatttacaggcctgatgaccttagtcggaccgttcgcgaagctgctgttactttacgtgaaaagttttctgcaaaaCTGGGTAAGTTAaaattgcccccgtctgttcgaccagaactacgttatgaagtggcatttaaacttaatcctccaaaattccctccactaccaagtgctgattttggtgtggctttaagtcctcctttcccagactggttcgtgtgtgggaatgctctcaaaattcttcaagagagtaccaaaaaatgcgctgaacgagtggtcccgac includes these proteins:
- the LOC131618878 gene encoding uncharacterized protein LOC131618878 gives rise to the protein MLQNLQGGGLGLRSLRNLNKDSNLKNCWDFYNEDSIWATLLRARVLRHARIISNNICSSIWSGLKGKVPTVKNNSIWLIGNGKEINFCLDEWCGPPLNSIYNIPQIYLKNLHVTVSCFIANN